The genomic region GGCTTTAGCGAAGCCATGCCGCAGGCTTTGCATCTTGCTCGCTACTAATACCCAATTTAAATGCATGACAGCTTATTATTTTCCGAAAAAACGGAGCTTTTATCGAATACTCCTATCTGACTCAGTAGAGCAATTCTTCATCCTAATCTAAGTAGTCGGACAAAAGAAAACAGCAGGTCTACTAAGTTTTGTGAACAAGCATCAAACCCTTACAAAGGACGAATGACGTAGTTTGCTTCTCGCTTGCGCGAGTATGACGAATGACGAATGACGTTCTTCACCGTTCACGTTAATTGTGTCCACCTAAAACTAGAAAACTATACCATAGAATGAAACGGTAAGGGTGTTGTTTTTCCGAGTATAGGCTAATGAGTAGCGTTCACTCTCAATAAACACTAGCTTTAGGGGATAAACTATTATGTGCGAACCTCAGCAAAATCATCGAAATGAAGCAGCTAGAGCGTTTGTAGAGTCTCTTGACCAACTTGAGAATCTCTTGGGTCATACATCTCCTCCTCCCCAATCGAAATCCCGTCCTTCTTCATTGAAATCCCCTACTCCTCAATCAAAAACTCCTCAATCAAAATCTGCTCAGTCAGACGATGACGTTTTTGATCTAGATCTTCTCGAAGAAGCGGCGGCTGATCTGGATGCATTTTTTGGCGACACTGAACCAATGGAGGAGGAATAGAGTGCAGGGGAAGCTGGGGAAGCCGGGGAAGCCGGGGAAGCCGGGGAAGCTGGGGAAGCCGGGGAAGCTGGGGAAGCTGGGGAAGCTGGGGAAGCTGGGGAAGCTGGGGAAGCTGGAGGAGATGAGGGACAAAATTTCTATAGCCTATAGCCTATAGCCTATTGCCTGTTCCCCCAACCCGTTGGCGCAGTGCTTCATACACGATTAAAGCTGCTGCGATCGCCACATTTAAAGATTCTACATCCTGACCGAGGGGAATTTGCACCGCTTGATCAGCAAGTACGGTTAACTCAGAGCTTAGTCCTGCCGCTTCATTCCCCAGTAGAATTAGCGTGGGAATGCGCCAATCTATTTCCCAGTAACTCAACGGCGCTTTGGGTAGAGTTGCCACAACTTGTACCCCTTGAGCCTGACTTTGCCTAACGACTTGACTCAGATTGGCATTAGCACTTATGGGCAGACGAAACCATTGACCGGCTGAAGCTCGCAAGACTTTGGGATTCTCTAAGTCTACACTGTCTGGACTTAGCCATAAACCATCCACACCGGCTGCGGTGGCGGTACGAATGATCGTACCTAAGTTTCCTGGATCT from Coleofasciculus chthonoplastes PCC 7420 harbors:
- a CDS encoding TrmH family RNA methyltransferase; this encodes MLTSTKNPLVKAIRKLHTAKGRREEQLLLLEGTHLLAEACAVNYPLVTLCCTPDWQQSHPQLWQDATPHCQRVELVSASVLKAMATTVQPDGVVVTAKSSFLAPPQIPCSLGLVLETLQDPGNLGTIIRTATAAGVDGLWLSPDSVDLENPKVLRASAGQWFRLPISANANLSQVVRQSQAQGVQVVATLPKAPLSYWEIDWRIPTLILLGNEAAGLSSELTVLADQAVQIPLGQDVESLNVAIAAALIVYEALRQRVGGTGNRL